The stretch of DNA ATCAGCAAAATAAATCCTTCAGTCAGCTTCTGTATTGCAGTTTGGTCCTTTGCAAGCAACAAAGACTAAAATTTGTAAATAATGTTTTCTCCTGTTTGATCTCTAATTGAATGAGTTATTTGTTTGCTTCGGAGTCGGCTTGTGTGGGCACACCTGTTCACAGGTACGAGTTGCTGCAGTTAGGGTTACGTTAGGAGCCTTTTAAGTTATCAAAAGGGAATGTGCTGATCCATTTCTGCGTGCGTTCTAGACACTGATCCCAATCATAGAGGGGTTGGTACTGGAAATATCTCTGAGCTTTGTCCGTTTTCACAGTGAAGGTGGTACTGGCCACAGCCAGGGTGTACCGGTTCAGCAGCGGGGTGTAGTTGTACACTGGCTTAAGTATCCAGCGGAGAAAGTCATTAAACATGGCCAGAAACCAAAGTATCACGAGAGGCATGCAGACCTTTCTGAAATTAAATTCAGAGAGCAGCTTCATATTGAACTCCTCGTAGCTTTTGTAGGGCGAGTCGTCGTAGCAGAAGAAAGCTTCACCTCCAACTTTCTGAGGGTTGTCCCTAAGAGCCCGAGCTGCAAGTACATGCATCCAGGCAACATTACCTAGAGACAGGAAGAAGGAGAAAGATAAATTGGGCGAAGGATGAGACTGTTTGaagaaacataaacataaaaataaaataaaacatctaaaaatgttttttcagtcagtCACACCTTTAATGACCTGCAGGGTTTATATCAGGTTTCATGAGGGTGATAACCAGTGCAAAACTCTCAAAGATCTCTTAAGGGACTGTGACAAGTATCTTAAGAaaattaaatgattttttttgttgttttgcatttAACAAAAATTTTCTTACATTATGTAACATTTTATCTCGGATATCTTTGCTTTCATTGGAGACGAGATCTGAAGATGGATTCTTGGGCCTTGTCCTAAAACTAATCTGCTTAATATTAAAAAGTACTTTACCTGCATATACTCTCCCATGTTCAATGTGGTTTGGGATGCCCCCGATAATCAAGCCTCCCCTTTCAGCTCCCTGTTTGTAGAAGTCCTTCATCAGCTGGTGTCCTTCTCCGTAGATCCCTGTTGGCCTCAGCGAGCAGGTGTATAAACACTTTCCACCTTTCACCTAGAGAACAGCCAAAACAAAGAGTGAGCATTGGAAATACAGTCAAAGGCCAAAAAAATGGTAtttaaggaaaaaagaaaaaagaaaaccaaCACTGAATGGGTCAACGCGAAGATGTGATAGAAGTTAATAAACAGCAAATAGAACACCACAGCAAGGCAACAAAGGGGGGTGATCCAGATTTTCTGCAGATGAGTTGCACAAGAAAAGTCCCACCCAGTGTTTTAAATGCCGAAACCCATTTATTCACTCGACAGCCATAAAACTATCTGCTGCTTTTACATTTTTCCTTCAGGTTTAGGGAACAAATGGTGCAAAAGTATTATAATCATATATCAAGTAAAATAGTTGGAAAAAAACACTTTGACAACATTTGCTAATGAAATATGTCTCACTCAAAAATGTTGTCAAAGTTTTtggtgtgttgaaattctaattccatcttttagttctttttaaaacacagaaaggttttatttacctgcaacgtttcgtttgcggctggtagccgcaaacgaaacgttgcaggtaaataaaacctgtgttttaaaaagaactaaaagatggaatgttGTCACAGCATTTGCAGCACaagtgaacaaaaacaacaacaacaaaaaaaaaaacatatatctaGTCAGATTATTGTTAGGAAACAGTCTTACTGGGGTGCCATTAGCTTCCAGGACCAGATTCTCTGCCTTGGTCTTGCTTTTAGGATAAGCCATTGTGTGTTTCACCTGGTACGGCGTGTCTTCATTGCCTCTGTAAAAAAGGAATTCAAACATAAAACATCAATATCAATTACATTTCAAATCAACATGTCTCTCGTCCAGATGGGCGCTACTGAGAAGTTAGCAGCCTCGTTTTCAGAGAAAATCAAATCTGATTCATCCGTGGAGTTACTCGTGAAAACAAGCagactgtttgtttttttttaacctcCAACCTGTATGACAAGATTCCAATCCGTTTAAAACTATATCCAACCACAGCAGCAGCAAAACAAAACAGGAGACAGATGGGATGATAACAGAGTCACGAGAACGAAAAACAGCTTCGAGTTTCCCTTGCTTTCTTTTAAAAAGTTATCTCATCCTCATTTCTCCAGTCAAAATAAGATGCATCTCCAAAACAAGTGAACTCATTCCTTCATCACGAGCTGACAATTTACTGTTAACCAGATCAGAGTCGTAAAAATGCTGCTGTAGCAGACTGCACAAATGAGATGCAGCACAGCAGTTTAATGTCTGAGACTACAATTACATCGTTTCTACTTTTTTAGCAGCACTAGTGGTGTCCTGCCGTTTACGAAAGCCCGACTGAAGCTCCATGCCATTTATCACAGATAAGGTAGCATTCGCCCCAGTCAAAGCCCCATAAGTCATgaaatttgtgttacagcagGTTTAGCTTGTATGATAAATGCAATTGCACAATGATCATCAGGATCCAGGCTGCAAGTGATGGAAGGCTAGGCTAAGGCTAGCAGGGATCCATGCTCTACCTCAGACGAGTATGTTGTAGTGAATGCTATGATCACAGTGAATTATATCATAGAAACAGAAAAAGACAGTGCTACGCTTAAAAATGCAGATGTGATAAGTGGACTCATAGAGCAGCAAGATGATTTAAAAATGCACCTCATGTTTGCTGAGAACTAGAACAAGAAGAGAACTCTTCATATTTTATCAATAACTACAACAAAGTCTGGTGTGAAGGACAACATGAGCAAAGTGATTGTGTTTGAATCTCACCATCAGAGAACAAGGTTTCATGTGCACCACAGGATCACACAATGGAGGCTGGTGTGTTACCAGATTATCAGAATCCATTTCAGTTCTACTTTTTATAGCCTTCCTTAATTTCGGTTTGTGGCTACACAGACATTCTGCTCATATCATCTACCTATTTACACAGCTCGCATTAAAAACACAGGAGAAGTTCAAATAACTTCATTTTTTTTGTAATCCCCAGATGGGAAATTGTTTCGCATCTTAAAACATAacaaaacatctttggttcagctCCTATCTTGAAGTTAAATCTTGATGCCATCAGAACAAAATGCAATCTTAAATGAACATCAGCATGACTTGCAAAAGTTCTATTATAAACCAAAACATAGAAGTGTGGG from Nothobranchius furzeri strain GRZ-AD chromosome 5, NfurGRZ-RIMD1, whole genome shotgun sequence encodes:
- the hsd3b7 gene encoding 3 beta-hydroxysteroid dehydrogenase type 7 — its product is MSETREGLVYLITGGCGFLGKHLLNVLLKEEDKLAEIRVFDKHVDPDLSGLGTGSTKVVVIQGDITDYSSVLKATRGADVVIHSASLVDVWHKVLETVIHSVNVTGTENVISACVECGVERLVYTSSMEVIGPNSNGDHFKRGNEDTPYQVKHTMAYPKSKTKAENLVLEANGTPVKGGKCLYTCSLRPTGIYGEGHQLMKDFYKQGAERGGLIIGGIPNHIEHGRVYAGNVAWMHVLAARALRDNPQKVGGEAFFCYDDSPYKSYEEFNMKLLSEFNFRKVCMPLVILWFLAMFNDFLRWILKPVYNYTPLLNRYTLAVASTTFTVKTDKAQRYFQYQPLYDWDQCLERTQKWISTFPFDNLKGS